The DNA segment aattcaaataaaaaaccttGGCACTTTGGACTTAAGTATACTTTCTCTTGTAAGATTTAATTACTTGTATTCATATAGGGACTGCAAATCAAATTACTTCTATAATATAGATAAAAACGAGTAAAACAATATTCAGGAAAAAGCACAACACAAGAACAGCACTTAATGACGTGCCTTAAATGTATAGTAAAAGCAATAGTTTATTCAGCAAAATGCATCACTCTTAAAACTGGTCAAAACGAAACCATAAAGCTTCCAGAATTCGATGAATCAGTTATTTCAGATGAAAATATAATATTCCATCATGTAATAACTGTCAGCACACACTCCAAATAAAACCTCATACAATAACTGCCTTGCTTCCACTTTAGCCTACATGTACATTTCAGATGAACAACATAACCTGCCGAAGTGAAAAACAGCATCAATAAGAGCACCTCTGCCTCTCAACTGGAGAAACAGACCTTCATGGGCAGATCCATAATCACTTAAACCCTAAGGAGGCTCAGAAACACTTGAAATGGATTCAAAAACAGAACTACATGGAATTTGGCTTTTCAAAAGATAGAAAAATTTAATCCACTGTTGAAACatttctttaattaaataaagaaaaacaaatctgaGACAGTTTCCTCGGGATGCATGTCCAGGCTCTGCCTTTAACCATTTATACTGTCCTCTCAGAAACACAAATTAATCAAAAAAGGGCTCATTTTAAAGGGTTTAAAATAGTGACCATATTTTACAATTCTATTTGAAGTGGCATGTACTATCAGGCCAGATTGAGCGGTCATTCTCTTGGCCTGATTATAATGGGTGACAGGACTGCTCTAGAACCATCTGAAGGCTAAAACTAGCTCCAGTTGGTGGAACAACAGGCTAAGAACGAAAAGAGAGAGGGATCTTAGTACAGAGCATCAGTATTGCTGCTCCTCGGCCTCTTGATCTTCTCAATGTTCTTCAGGATCATGTCGTGTAATGTTACCTGGAGTACAATCACATAATGATAACTCCCAGACAGCACATATACAGAAATCTGACTTCTTCTGTACATCAAAATAAAGATAATCTTTAAGATCATTtacattattactgttgtagcAATACTTACATATTGATTTCTCAGTTCTGACACTATAATCTTGAGGCTGATGTATTCTTTCTCATCAATCTCTGTCACCGTGCGACGATAATCCTCCTATAGCagtcaaaatatatattatacatatataaaataatgactaGATTCCTGATCTAAATGCTATATGTACTTTAGATATGACTTACAACATGAGGGTACTTTGCTATTTTTGAAACCAGCTTTGCCCTTGTGATGTAGTACCTGTAAAagaaagttgttttttttaatatgaaggtaaaataaagtgtggaaatCTTTGACTAACATTGACTTAAGATGATGATGATACAACTAATTTCTATCTAGAAATGTGTTACTcattctcaatgggaaagtgccCAATCAAGATTGCTCAATAAGTTGCCCCGTGTATCATCACCTTCAGCGTGTCGTACCTGGAAATCTGATCTAAGAAAGAAGCTGCTTCCCCTTCCACTGTTCTGAGTTCAGCCACCGTCTCCTCCTGTGAATGGTGAAGACGAAATCATAACTCCAGCTAAATGGCTgacaaagtcttttttttttttttttacattccctgaCAGTAGCAAACATAAggaataatttttcttaaaacaacaaaaaaaaattgtaaatagtgAAAAATCAATGCTTGTCCTTTTATGTCTGCATACAACAAATATAGTTTATGCTGTTACAAGAACATAAATGTACCGAATGAAGAACTGAAAAATGTGGCACTGTACCTGAATTGAGACGCCAAAATTGTTGCCATCTTCTATTCTTGGGATTAACAACTGAACCCACATCTTGACCTAGAAAACACTGGATATTACATTTATCCAACGACCTATTAAACAGTGAGAGCATGTCTGAGACTGATTACAGGGTCTTACTGTGTTGCATTTTTCTATGAGAGTTCTGATTTCAGGCTTGACTTTTTCAATCAGCTCCACCAGCTTGCCATTGCTTTTCATCATTCCACCAGGCATGACAAAGACTTTGGTCCCGCCAACTAAAAACAGAAATCATAGGCCCTGTTTCTATATGGTAATAACATGCATCTTCAGTGATTCAATCAAAGGTGGTCAGGCGAGATGCATTACTGATTTTCACCTGGTAATCAACATGCATTCAAATGCATCTCTTGACCACTTGTGTTCAGATTTCACACTCAACATCACTTTCACATGAGCTCTCTGTGTGACATGAATATTACTGAATGTACAACAAGTGAAGAGGAAAACAAGTGAATGAGATCGAATGTGATAATTCATGAGGTTTGGTACAACTATGAAACGAAAGCAATCCAATCTAATGTGTTTTCAACTACCTCTGAAAGTGATCAAACCTAGACTCAAGATGCTAAGCTCAAGATGTTTTAGACCCCGTTTACACCTGTATTTAGTGTTGTCCACTTTTGATTGGATTGACAAAAACGCATCTTAATAACCAGGTGTAAACGGGGCCACGGGATACTGTTAGGTTAGAGTGAGAGCAAGATGTTTTGTTATCAATAtaggttttatatttatttttttcacctgCCAAAATCAAGACGCTGATTTCATTAGGAAGGAAAACTCACCTTTGCCATCTCCTGCACCATCTTCGAGTTTCCTCTTTTTAGCATTTTGCTATTGAGAAAATATTTCAAGGTTACATTTGTTTCATGGCAAACACAATCTTTTGTACAAAGCAGCAGAAACTGATCCTATTAAGGGAAAAATGGCTTCTTACCCCCTCCAGTCCATCATGGATGTCTGTAAGAAGAATTGGGTCTGGCACTGTCAGATTGATCTCTGAATGAATTTCTTTCAGCTCACAGATATTAATTGTgggatcctgaaaaaaaagtacatGACGTGGTCAAAAGGCTATCACACAAATTAATGTGTTAAGAATATTAGCACATCTGAAGAAGTCGTCAAAAGTGCAtaatgtttttcattattatacttGCCTTCAAAAACTGGTCCAGCTCTAACAGTTTCTTTGGGAAAAAGTTTGCAACCAAGTCTTCAGcctacattttaattaaacaaaaagctGTCAAACAGTCACAAaacattcattcacacacacacacacacacacacacatatataaactatGGGTAAGTGCAATAGTTTACCTCTGCTGTAATTCGTTCCCTGAAAGCATCAACCTGGCAAGACaagaaatattcatatttaactataaaacacaagacagatttttttttgtcacagttTATAGTGTAGTGTATTTGAAAGTCAATCACTTTCAGAAATGGACACAACCACTCTTCTATTTTAAGACGCTGAATGTTTACAACACGTTACGTTACCATGAATCCCGTATCGAGTCGTTTCCCGCTCTCCCGTTACTTGTTAGCCTCGCGATCTTCACCGTAATGGCTTGCCAACATAATCACCGACTTCAATATACCTTTAGCTTACTGCTGTTAAAATCGTGCTGAATCTGAACCCACAATGCACTTCTCCCGCATCGCCATGCTGCTGTGCTAGAAACACGCTTCATCCACACACTCGCGGTTAACGCGCATGTGGGAGCTCTGGCTTCACCCTGGAGATTTCATATGTATAATCCACAGATACTTTATTACTATATGCATTTTCTGCTTAAAACAGATCTGATTCCATATGCGTATCTGCGAGTAAAAGTAAGCTAACACGCTCACGAGGTGACACGCGCAAAGCCGGCTAGCCGAAAGCTAACATTTACAAACAGTTCACCCCCGAGTGCTCTGTATTTAAATAAAGGAAGCGGCGAGACATTTAcctttgttttgatttcattgtCCACCTTAAGAAGCGAAGACATCGTCTTAATTCAATAAAGGAGAAAAGTAATGGATTGTCCTAAAAGCATCAACTAACAGTGTGGCTCACTAAACTGCTGTCAGCCACAAGGCACTCGCGCGCTTCTAGATGACGTCAACGCTTCGAGACCATAGATCGAAATACATAGATTCACATCTGTTCTGCCGTGTGGAAATATTTACTCTTCATTCATTCTGAATCTGATATAATCTGGAATACGCAGAATCATCTGTCATTCAGTGCAAAACCAAATTAATACAATATAGTGTACACACCGACGTATCGCTGTAATCAGCGTATCTTGCGTGCCAAAACGGTATCTACTTCTTCTCACATCTATGTTCGGGACGACTTCAAAAGACGTGTTGTGTATACTTGCGTCATATTTTTctctgtaaaaatattatttgatggAATTACAATATATGTACTCAAAAAAACTGTTAAATACTTTCACGAGCCCTCAACTATGTTTAATCCTATTGTTTATTTAGGACGTAAAGTAAATCCGAGACACTTCCGCTGACGTGTGTTGGGGGCGTGTACGAATCTAGCGATGTAAACAAGAACGCAAAAGACAGGTCTAACAGTGTTCACACCACCACGGGCATTTCTAGAGCGTCACATCCAGCATCAAACGCATTAATTGATTCTGGCTAACAGCTATGAACCTCCCCGTCACTGTCAAAGTGAACTTTAGGGGCAACGTGAAGAAATTTCCAGTCTTGGACACGAACAAAGCACAGTGGGAGACTGTGGAGGCCTGGGTAAGGAGTCATTAAGCCTGGCTGTGTGGCGTTTATGTGGGGACGTTTACATTTCTTGGTTCTGGAAGGCCGTAGCCGAGGCCTACATAAACAAACCTTAACCGGGGGGTAACGTATAAGACGTTTAAACTTCAGTCAAAATATTTAATCCTATTATAGCAGATATGTCTTAACATATATCACAGTTGAGTCCTTTATACAAACCCCAGTGATATCAATTGTAACTTTACCTGTCATTTGCTCTTGACCTTTCTGTTCGGCCACAAATCAGATGACAGtttgtaaataaacaaatttttaaaattaaaatagcgATTTTTCACTCTAATCTACCTGTAACCCTTCGATGCCTTTAAAAAAGTCTGCAGTTCCTGATGGTGTTTGTTTACATTGTTAGCTGACTTAGTGCATTTTTATAACTTCTAGATAAAAACTACACTCGGCCTGATCCATTTTCAAGTGAAATATTTTGACGAGGACAACGAGGAGGTAAATAATACAGTTAAATAACGAGTTTATACTCCGTGATTTAATAGTTTTACATTgatggaatatatattttttaaagtatgagTTTGACAGAAGTTGGTTGACTATTGTTATAAATCTATtttccaaagtacttttttttattgatattgtcGTCTTATTTTTACAGGTGTGCATAAACTGTCAAGGTATGTAATACATTTAGTCACCAAATATGTTATATCTGTATATCTGTATATCTGTAGTGTTCAAATATTTATAtcatagtaaatataaaatattattgcttatattatatattttatgttattattatcacAGATGAATATACAGAAGCTCTAAAGGTAATAACTATGACCTTTTTTCAATCACAAGCTAAATCTAAACCATTCTGTTATGccatcattataatcataattaaaaaaaaattccgggcTTTTAACACAATGTTGTCatgatgtatttaatttttttttatttagactgCATTTAAGCAGGCCAACCAGCTACACATGAATGTCTATAAGATGAAGGGTCAGGCGGAGGGTGGTGCAGTGAAGGCAGAGCTGAAAGAACTAAAGATAGATCCTAGACCAGCTCCGCCGTATCGAGCAAGGGTCAAGATGGCAGACAAGGAGACCCAGGTGACCCCCGAGCGGGACTCAGTAAGCAGTTTGCAGACTTTTATTAAAACATACTGTATGCCGTCTTTATAGAGTGAGCTTCTTATTAGTTCATGCATATCTCATTGAATAAgacattgtgaataataatggaCTGGACTTTTTACAGGCTGAGATCATTTCAGACTGAGTTGTTTTTCTTAAACAGGTTGTGGCCAAAGAAAACAAAGGGATGAAAACCGATGAGGAAGCAGTACCAGCATGGTTTAAATCCTACATGGACAGGGTACGGTGTCCTAAACAAAgtcaaatttataattttatagatctttgcttttatttttgcatataacaGTAGAATTGCACCTGAGAAACTAGCATCTCATAATAAACACATTACTTTCTGTTGAATCTGGTCCTAATTGTTGCAGAATTGTTCTCAATCATCTTTGCAGTTCAAAGATCAAGTTGTAAGGGAGGTGGTGGACAGGATGTGTAGTGAGTTTTCTGGCCAGTGTTGCACACACAGAGCCTCAGATCCTCCTGCAGAGGAACCAAGCACCTCTGGCACACAGAAATCTACAAGCTCCACCACACTAAGGGCCTCTAGTTCAACTCTAAATTGCAGTAGTTGCAAAGGACCGGCCACAGGAGGAGGATATCAGTGCAGGTGAGAATGTCCTAAAACTTGTCTTACAAATGATACtcttcaaaaaaaattaataagcatacactattaaaaaaactgaaatacagGATGTCGAATGTAAAGCTCAATATGAAACATTTTCCTTCTATGTGCAGCGTTTGTCCATCATGCATCTTATGTGAGCCATGTAGTCATAAACACGATCCCAGCCACAACCTAAAGAGAACAAGGACTCCTTTGTCTGTTCCTGAACGTGGAGTCACTCCGGAACCCAGGCAAGCCAAAATAATCATGATGTTGTGTGTCTTCTAGGGCTATTCAAATCCCAAATTTTAGGAAGTGACTCTGATTCCTGTTTCTGGGATCGACTCTAGAATTGATTCTACTGTTGTTTGGGAAGAGCATGTTCAACTAATCTGAATTTAAAAAGACTATTAAGGAGGTGTCAGTTCCCTTTGATGGAATCAATTCTCGATTTCCATCACCCCAGAATCGAGAAATGATTCCCAGCCCTAGTATCTTCTACTTAGCCTGAATGGTTTTAAGAGGTATAATCACACTactaatttaatttgattaactttGGCTCGTTCTCAGGTTTCTGAGGCGGGGTGACAGGACGGTGCGTAAGGCAGAGAGACAGCGGCTGAAAGCTGAGCGGAGGCAGCTGAAGGCCGAGGTGAAGGAGATcaagaagaagctgaggctggAGAAGAGAGGTCTGCTGTGGAGTGGAGCCTC comes from the Carassius carassius chromosome 39, fCarCar2.1, whole genome shotgun sequence genome and includes:
- the LOC132121531 gene encoding proteasome activator complex subunit 3-like isoform X1; amino-acid sequence: MSSLLKVDNEIKTKVDAFRERITAEAEDLVANFFPKKLLELDQFLKDPTINICELKEIHSEINLTVPDPILLTDIHDGLEGQNAKKRKLEDGAGDGKVGGTKVFVMPGGMMKSNGKLVELIEKVKPEIRTLIEKCNTVKMWVQLLIPRIEDGNNFGVSIQEETVAELRTVEGEAASFLDQISRYYITRAKLVSKIAKYPHVEDYRRTVTEIDEKEYISLKIIVSELRNQYVTLHDMILKNIEKIKRPRSSNTDALY
- the LOC132121531 gene encoding proteasome activator complex subunit 3-like isoform X2 encodes the protein MVDAFRERITAEAEDLVANFFPKKLLELDQFLKDPTINICELKEIHSEINLTVPDPILLTDIHDGLEGQNAKKRKLEDGAGDGKVGGTKVFVMPGGMMKSNGKLVELIEKVKPEIRTLIEKCNTVKMWVQLLIPRIEDGNNFGVSIQEETVAELRTVEGEAASFLDQISRYYITRAKLVSKIAKYPHVEDYRRTVTEIDEKEYISLKIIVSELRNQYVTLHDMILKNIEKIKRPRSSNTDALY